TATAACCTTTTTAGGACTTAtgtgcaaccatatgtcttgtgcgcttatcaGTTTTGCCCCTAGTATTCGCTCTCTTCGATTAAGAAGGACACAGCAGTTGCATAATAGATGCTCtgaagtttctttttcgaatatGCAGAATCGACAATCatcgttttgaattatgtttatccttttgagatgctgttgcaatgtccggtcaagagacctgtgtaagaacttaactcgtgcttacttaagttcaacatgtttttggattcTGGCGCTGGTttcaactcctctgcagggcagttaTAATCcaggtgaacccatcgctgatcACGCGAAGTATTGGCACCTTgacacatcctccgcacgatgttgtcggctgtcgtgtctggtccacAGGCGGCAATCATGTTAGACTATACCCATACCCCTTCGAACCTcagacagttgaacactacgtgctctggtgtctctacTGTGTCACCACAGGTTGAGCAGAATGGCGAGGCCACGtctccaaaccgatggtggtactgcatgaagcatccgtaaccagtcaagaactgtgtcatgcagaaatccacctctccatgtctccggTCTATCCAGGATccgacgttagggatcaagcgatgggtccaccggccacgttccgagctgtcctactggtgctgccagttggccatcgaggcctctctggcatgttcCCGCAAatcgggcatgtgcctgtgctcgtagtagaagatatcttcctctagtaagaccgagatgggcatgacccccacaacaacatcagcagctaccgtggacaccgttcggtatgcgctgattactcgcaggttcatcagccgctgcacactgcagcgcttttgcaggttacactgcctgctcaaggctgccgctccgtaccgcaaaatggaagaggtcacactcgccaggaccctccttctgctgcagcggaaCGCCGAGCTattcgacatggcccgtgagaggACTGCActcgccattgccgctcttttaccggcgtagtcgacgtgggccgtaaagctcagccggCCGTCGATCATCACCCGCAGGTACTTGATCACGCAAGCATGgattcgattgcgcacggtccagctgcaatcgtcccAGATAGTGCTGAAATCTGGTTGGTGATCAGGACCATCTtggtcttgtggtgagccaggCGCAAGCTCAtggagcgcatccaactttccaccttctcaatagctactgtggcgagtagctggacctctccggttgatgggcccgatgccaggagTACCACGTCGTCGGCGAATCCCAAAAGTCTCACTCTCGTGGGGAGACACAGTCTCAGCGATTCGTCGTAGACAATGTTCAACAacaccgggccaagtatcgatacttgtggaacccctgccgagaatgccggaatcctcatatgaatgagcgacgacgcaatcgctgcccaactgacgctgttgaaggcgttcttcacctcaagggtgaccactgcgcaaaaccggTCTCCTCTCCTTTTCGTCAGTCTGGCTTTGCCTGCTCCTTCGATGACACCTCGAATGGCATCCATCGTACTAAGACCTTTCTGAAAATCGAACTGTTTATCGGATGGGCCGTTCGCACTTCGATGTAGAGCTGGATCCTGCTCTGTACCACCTTCTCTAACACCTTTCCAGCAGTATCCAGGAGACATATCGGGCGATATGCTGATGGGTCAGCTGGTGGCTTGCCCGGTTTTGGCAGAagcaccaatcgctgccgcttGCACACTTCTGGGAAGACCCTATCTTCCACGTAATGTTGCAGtgatgaccggaacatttcAGGATGTTCCATGAGCGTGGCCTTCACTGCTACattagggatgccatccggGCCCGGAGCTTTGTTCAACTGCGTTGTTAGCGATGTCGCGCAGTTTCTCCAGCGAAATCTGCTCCTGTTCactcgtatcccagtcgtatGGGACCCTCGGCCATGTAACTTCCCTATGCTGTGGGAATAGCTCGTTGACGATTTATCTCAGTTTGTTCGGACACGATTCCTGTGGCGCACCTCCGCTGCGCGTCTTGGCCATGACAATCCGTCGCCCCAGGGGTTCTCATTGACGTCCTCGCAGAGTTGCTTGAATCGTGCGTTTTTGCTCGCCTTGATTGTCCTGCAGAGGGTAGACCTCGCAATTGGCCAATCTGAAACAATCAAAGTGTTATGAgcagaaccagcacaactaaatgatatctaagaaaccacttaccattctattccgattttcacatattgggcaTGAAGCAaaacctcgctacgaggtaagttttacctttttttggatttacctcactgtgaggtgagtttcatcTCAaaaaggtagaagttacctttttggcttgcGTTCACGAGCgttcctttttattattttccgtgtgaaCTTTTCGAGAGCTACCTTCAATAGACTCGGCTTAACCATCTTCCAATGAAGTTCAGACTCAACGATTTTTTAAGACGACCTTCCAAAAAGTTTTCGGCTCTAATGCCTGAGATTTGATGATCTCGGTCTGACGACCGTTTTATATTTTCACGgttcagggctggtagcggtttgacaatgaaatagtagggactttagtgaccaaaatttgaaaaaaagtgactaaatagtgactttgaggaccgaaaaaagtgaccaaatagtgactatgtagaacgaaaaaataactttgaagtacaaaaaatgtgaccagtcaggcccgtgcgatggacccttccgggggggttttcaaaattcaaatttagataaaattaataacaataccaaaaataaacaattgaaaaggaaagggttttcttacaccatttgtcactcatgttcaacacaaaaactaaaaaaatgactgataaacaaaattttggaaacatattacaataaatgtttcaaattttcgataagtcaagaaagtaagaaataaattagtttcaaaagaatttcttagcaaatttaaaattaaaaaatatctgaattctaaaataaatgtaaaatcttgtacaaaagaatagatgttaggaaaatgataataattgttaatttttattcatctaaatttggaattcttttcctcatttttaactggaagtttagggagaaattccgctgtaattttttaatttgaacaaaaaatatttaatcacgatttaaaatgtaaattaccgattactgaataagaaatgaattttgaaccgaatttattcaatgtttgatgttttaatttaattttataaaaagaagagtatatttataattattttaaaagtgccagttatagaagccagacataaaaactttaataaagtaaaatcctccatgttcaactacactgacaaagaaatgttagaaaatgagtaattatgtgaatgataaaaactgataaaaaaataaaaataatgagttcaaaacttttgttattaacactgcgtattaaaatttattttgaaagttgctacttagaacaatttttcaaacttttgagattaatttaaaaatcatgatcgatccaaatatatgatttcatataaaaaatattaataaaaagtttttaaagtttcaatcgcaggtttttaagctttgaattacaagctctgagtattttgtctcttttgattaaaatattgggtcctgaaagaacagaaggttgaaattatgttttttttatttaaaatttggagttaaaggcgtatggttgaagaacacgaaaatttagaatttaaaaacaaggaaacaattgttaaaaatatgtcttaaaaaattaaaaagtttgattaaaaaaaatccggcaagttgattataaaattgaaaaaaaactgtacaataaaattcggtagatttattcaaaaaattgaaaaaacagtatggaaataaaaaagattagtttttaaaaacatttcaggaagagttttttcaataaacatgtttcatcataaccattttggtgcttattttttcaattattgatttggtaaatagtgtcctcaactagaaattttgtcaaattcggccattgagttttggtaataaagagtttattactagtaaaattgatagataactgattatggaaaaatgtcattacaagtatttttgacatcacagcagaaagtgtaaaaaacttgattctatttaaagctcattaattcatataaaacttttatttctaaataatatgtttttgatttgagtttttgtaaaaagaaagtgcagaaacttctctaaagattttaaattattttcatttcaataacaaaaccaccgtacgaggaaaggtgtgctctgatatgtctaacctcactcgaaaagcggcgcgtcgaactgcagcaaggttttatattcgacacattgaccaaccgtattgactgtgcttacattctacaacgtgttaacatttatgtaccaacgagaacacttcgacaacgccAGTTTCTTTCTATTCCTCGCCACCGTACTGCCTAtggccaaaaccaccctattgacaagtgttgtgaactttttaatttagtgtataatttgtttaattttagtatgtgcaaacgtcgttttaaaataggcttaagaagaatttcctagtttttaagtcatcagtctgtacggtaattaaaccaaagacgaaataaataataatgaatataaaagctgatagaaatattgcatacatatttagattcggggaacccaaataagttgaaattaccgtttaaattcattgcacctaaaaaaatgtaatttttgtggccttgtgtaaatttttacaaccctttttttaagtatttagaagaacgaAAAACACCgaataaaattgagtctgaaattgttttttaaagaatatttcatatcatcataacatttgttatgacataaaagatttttttttcataaaaaaaatggttcgtttcaatctcaatcttagttacacttcttcataaaaacccattctaactaaagacgagatagggtttttgtatatcaagttttgagttccaatacaaaaggttgattgaactaaaaactagaatctacaatcaaagttatagtgttttcgtttattaccaGTGGTaacctagttatccacgagttttgcccgaactgctgtttttgtgttcgtttattaattcagaagtccacaagttttgcccgaggtttgaacctcaagcaggcggttgcaacccgtagaagttgtcagtgttgggggtaagcataaggttgactatagcaaccatatatttgcatcgtcccgggtgacgattctgtttgtttattcggagaaagttttgccccgcgccagtggagaaaaacgaaaacggcattagtttcaattcacgaacgtcaaataatgtgaatgtcgtagatcgaaatgtctcaagccaagggtgattcatgccgaaattccgccggaggcgaaaaaaatttctgactgactgatcaagtaatttaccgttactaccgtcaatatcgacacgcgcaattcaaattactctttcattggtttattatcggtgaaaaaagtgacttttggtgataaaagtgaccattttccggaaaatagtgactttagtgaccaaatgatgaaaaaagtgactttttagtgactgacccaaaaaaagtgaccaagtcactaaaaagtgactcgctaccagccctgacgGTTAGACGACATAGTCCAAAGACTTACTCAAGGATTTCCGATTCGAAAGCTATCGGGCTCTCGGCCTAACAATAGATTTTCAACTTTGACTCCACGAGCGTCGACTTCCCAATAGTTTACAGTTCGACGACCTCCTAAAGGCTGTAGCTTGACGAGAAGAACTAGAATTAACTGGTTCCTTCCATTTCGAAAGATCTAAAGTCTATGTTATCTGTTTCATTTATAGCGTactctgaaatttttatatacttACTTGTGAAAAATGTAACCGAAAAAAAGGCTCAGTCTAGAAAATATTGTATAGATTTCGACCCTCAAGATATCGAAACGATGATTTTCTTTTCCAGGACCGAATTGTGTGGTCACCTGATGCAGCTGAGTACCGATCCGGATCTTGCGGTGTGCCAAATGTTCGAGCCGTTAACGTTCCAGATCATCCACTACCTGACGCAACCATCGAAGATCAACCTGAAGGGGACAGAAGTGTTCGTCAACTGTCTAATGAACTCGATCTCCCATCCCTCGGATACGGGCATTCGCGATTTAGCCGCTCGATGTATTCGCGAATTTTTGCTGTGGACAATCCGGCAAACGCGATCGGATCAAAGGGTTGAAGGAGCTTCCACGGCTGCTGCCAATTTGTCTATGATTTTGGAAAAGCTGCACGTGTACTGTTTGGACTCGAATCCGAATCGGAGGCAGGGTGCAGCTTTGGCGTTCAATAATATCTATAGGATTTTGCGGGAGGAGGAAGCGCACATCGAGCGAGTTTGGTTCGACCTTTTTTACGTGTTTTGCGTGAACTTTGTGATGACCGAAGACTTTGATCGTACCGTTACCAATTTAGAGCAGCTGTCGGCATCGATCGATCATTTGGTGCGGGTGTTGGTGGTGAGGAAGGCGATTTTCAATCGGTCGAGTTCGGTACGGGTTGTTCCGAGGGCTTTCGGAGGAGGGTTGATGAAAGATTTGGTTCGGTGGCTGTTTGGACAGTGTGGAAGTCGGGGAGCTACCTATAGGAGCAAGTGTATGGAGATTTTCCCGAAGCTGGCTACAAGCGTGGATGGGTGCAGAACTGCAGGGGAGTTTGTGGAGAAATTTTTGGAGGAACAAGCTATCTTGGATGTCTGCGATCACAAAGATGTAAGCCAGGGAATAAGAAATGCGAGTGATTTGAGGTTTATCGCTGACCATAAGCTACCGTTGATCAGTAACATTTATTTATGGATGGAATACTTTGTCTCCTCGTTGGAAATGTTCTACTGGATGATGAAGAATTCATTGCTAAAGAGTCCAGAAGGTATATTGGGGAAGTCAAACATCTTCGAAGCCAttcaatatttcatttcaacaatGGCTAATGCCAGCATGTTCGCAATCATGACTACGATTCGACCGGAAGTTGTTGACGAAAGCCACGCTAGCATTGAGTTCCGAATTTGCACAGACAAAATCATCAAGTTTAGTGTCCTAAAATGTACAATCATCGTGAGGATCGTGGATTTGCTGAGTTTGATTCTTGAGAAAAAATGTCATCACGTTATACAGGACAGCTTCTGGGAATCACAGGAATTGTGCGACTTCATCGTGGACTTGATCTATCAACCACAGAGTATGGGTTTTGATTTTCGATCGTGTCAGGAAACGATTGTCAGGTTGCCGAAACGAGTGGAAGAGCTGTTGGACAAGATTGAATCGTTTGAAAATGTGCAGTTCAAGGAAAGGATCTACCAGAGGGTAGCTACGAAGTTGGGGAATATTATGAAGGATATCTCGGATCGGTTACCAGTGTTGATGAAGGGCGACACGATCGGGATGGAAGATAGCAATTTCGTCGGGGGAGTGTTGGTTATTGCGCGACGCTATCGAATTTACGCCAGTTACTTCGGCCCACGGACAAAAGATTTCTTGGAGACGGTTTCGGACACGGTCATACACGAACTGTTCAACGGTTTAAAAGAAAGGAGGTTGGAAGAGACATTCTTAGCCCGTCTGACTCCATCGGTGAAGCGGTTTTGTTTGACGGTTCTTCGTATTGCTCTGCTGTTCAAAGCAACCCCGATGCCATTGATTGTACAATTGATGCTGAACGATGACAAGTTGGGACTGTTTCAGCAACCAGGCAGCAGATCATTCATTCTTCATGGAGAGCATTTTGCGTCTACGTTTGAGGACGCAATATTCGAACATTTCGCAAAGAATTTTGCGGACAACTTCAGTTTGTTAGTTGAGAAATCCGATGCATCGAACTTTTTGATGATCTTAAAATTGTTGTGTAATTTCCTGGATTTCAACTACCAGCAGAAGCGATCAGATGTAGTTGTGTTGACGAATATAACCGAGAAGTTGTTGAGCAGCTGGCCTAAACTCTATTCGAATGCTCAACAGTTTGACAACAAATTTGGTTGCACAGATCTCTGCTTGATTGAATTGATTTCGAACATCGCGATGGCTAGTCCTATACCATTAGATCAAATAGGAGCGAAGGCTGCCGGATTGAAACCGTGGCTGCTCGAGTTGATAGGCAAGCAACAGAATTCGATTGATCTGAAGGCGAAAGCTATCTTTCTATTGCCTACCTTGGTAGGTGGAAATGATAATGAGTCTGCGGAAATCTCGGCAACTTTACAAAAGCTTCAGAATCAACACTTCCCATTACGATCGTCTGAGTTTGTCCCAAACAGCGTCGAGCGAGTTAGTTTTGAGAACTGTATTGCAGCTCTCCTGGACGCCATGGTAGTTTCTAGGTCGCCGGTTCTGCTACGCGCAGTAATCGACGCTACAGCCGCTGATGGAGAACATATTGCGGAGCACAAAATTCGTACAGCTTTCGGGGAATACATGAGGATTCAAAACAGCACTCAACAGTGCTACAATCTTAAGTTGATATTCAACAAATTCTGTGACGAATCCCTAGAACCGTCTATTCGACTCACGGTGTTGAAGCGGTTTTTGACAACTGGACTACGATTGTGTAGCGTTGAAACCATAATCACCTTCTACAAAATCAACATGAAAAAGGTCAACGAGCTGATCCGTAGCAACTACGGTCAATACGGATCCGGTTGGGAGGCAGAACAGGCTTTGGTGAATCGTCTGGGAGGATTTCGGCTGATCGAGCTATACGTAGCGATTCTACCTCGGGATATCGTACTTTCGGATGATTGCATGGTTGCTGAAACGCTCTACAGTGAAGGTGGAAAGGTCAGTGGCAATCGAATGATCACCGATCTGACGAAAAAAGCCTACGCATGTCGTTCGGAAGTGTTCTTAACTCCGGATACACCTACAGCGGAACTATTCCGGCTTTATCAATGTGCAGCTTACCAAGCTTTAATTGCAATCATTAGCAATACCAAAGATGATCTACAGCTCTACAACGTGttgctgtttcgagaaaacaaagacaaaaatgaatataTCTGGAGGAAGTTGATCAACTGTTCCGAAGAACATCTTTACGATGATCTCAACCAAGAGTTGGAAGACTATCCCAAAATTAAAGACAAGATCGTTTCGATACGTCGATTGACCAGCGATTCAGCTAATACTTCCTCCAAACGATTTAAGTACATCCAAATGACCAGCGTATTTGAGTCGTCCCTTAGCCAAGATGTCACCAAGCTAGACCTAAACTTCTCGATAGTTCGCACAACCCAAGAAGCAGCTGCAAGAGAAATCGAAGAACTCACATTTCAACAGCAGCGTCGAGTAACCGTGTCACTAGAACACTCAAAGATCAATGACCACGAAACGATGCCCATGATCTGTGCCTTAATTCAGCACATGCACGAAAACAAAATTACTCCTACACCGGAAGGAGATCGCTTCGTACTTCCCCCTTGGGTCAAATTCCTTTCATCTTCGCTACAAGACGAACAGCAGCACAAGAACGTCAGGCTATTTCTGGCTAAGGTCGTGGATAACTGTCGGATCTGGTTGAAACCTTATGCTAAATCTCTGGTTCCGGCACTGATGCAGGTAATCGTCGATGAGTGCATCTCCAGCCAGCTCAATACGTTCGTTACCGATTTGCTAGCACTGATCATCGAGTGGAGTGACGTATTCCAGCCGAGTAGTTGCGACGAGATCAGTTTGGCCTCAAGGTTGATCAAGTTCGTGGTGCGGAACTGTTTTCACCTCAGGCGAGAAGTTTTCCGATTGAACTTGGAGctaactaaaaatttaattgaaaggTGGAAATCCGTTGTTGGGCTACCGGTACAACTTCTCTACGATATGATCGGACCCAGTCAGGATCCGGAATCGATGCAGAATTTGTGCGGGCTGCAGGTCAATGCGATCGTAATGGCTAATGGGTTGGTCCCATGGAGCGAAACAACTAAGTTTGATTTCATACGAGCCATCTTCAGATGCTTGGATTCGGAAAGAGTAGCCGTTTATCGACCTGCTTCGGAGTTGCTGGGGATGTGCCTTCAAAATATCTACCCAAATGGAGAAGAGAAAGATGATGAGCGATTCCAAGGTGAGTTCATCGCAAAACTAACAGTTATGCGAAAGAAGCAGGAGAAAAAGTTTGTGGATGTTATCTATGGAATACACAAAAATTTCCCTAGGATCGTGGATTCGTTTCTTCCCATCATCGCTCACTCGATTCCAAGTTCATCGGGTCCGATCAAGAAAATCTTTCTAGAGATGCTCCTGTCCAGGGTAGAAGTCTTCAAAGAGCAAGTTCATCGAGAATTGATTTCTCTGGATTTGAAGGGTATGCTAAAAGATCGTCACTATCAGCTACTAGCTCTTCACTTGATCAACAAGTCCTTGACGCTGATGTCCGCAGAAAATTTGGAAGATTTGAGTGATAACATCACTGTCATGACATCCAATGAACAGTCCGAAGTACGTGATGTAGTGTTCGAGATATTGATGTTCATTCATGACAACTCCCTTACCCAACTAACGGAACCAACCAAGCTCAAAATTCGAAAAGCCCTGCTTCAAGGTCTAAATGACTCTAACCAAGCGATTCAGAATCGGATGTTCGACTTTTGGACCAAAGAACCCAATTTTCCTCAGGAAATCGATACTCGTTTCCAGAGCATTCTAGCCAATCTGTACGACCCCTCGCAAGAGTCACATTTCATCGGCTACGCAACTCACATCCTACTGGACCCCGCAATCAAAAACACCGAATCAAAGCGGAGAATATTCCAACACGAATACGAAGCAGACGTCAAGTTAACCGAGTTCACCATCGACACCCGCTGGCGGCAGCGTAACTCCTTCGCATCGGCTCCACTTTTTGTTGAATCCCAACAGCGTCTGTTCGCCGGTGGCGAAGGATCCCAGATGGAGCGACTGATCAAGGCAACGCAGTTTGGCTCGGTGGGCAACGTATTCGAGCCCACCCTGGATCCTATGGTGATGtcccagacggctagcagtttCACCTTGCCTTCACAGAATTCGTTGATGTTCGAAACAATGCCACCGGTTCTGGATCGCCGTTCGAGGCGAGCAGCTCCATCGGTTGGATCTACAGTAAGCAGCGGTCCAAAATCTTTCGACAGTTTGAGGAAGCGAATTCTCAAAGATAAAGATCGATCTGCACGTGATCAAGCGTTGAAGGCCATTGAAAGGCATAGCTACGAGACCGTTCGAAAAGCTGATAGCTTCAAGCGGAAACAAGGCGAAGTTGTTTTGTATCGAAGGTACCGTATTGGAGACTTTCCGGATTTGTTGATCAATAGCTTAGCGCTGTTGATGCCTTTGCAAGCCTTATGTAGAAGGGATTCGGTTTTGGGTCGGCAGGTTTTCGTCGCCGTATTCGACGGAATACTACAGGAATGGGAACAAAACGACCAAAACACTAGTGAACTAATCACCCCGATCAACCAAAGTATTCAACAAATCTTTTCCGAGACCAAGAGTTGTGACTCGGTTCTCTTCGGCGCGTTGATTGAACTTGCCATGAAGCGACCTCGTGTCTTCGATTTGTCTCCAGAAAATTTGACAACGGTTGCATGTGGCGCAAATATGATGACCATGGGAGTTCTCTATTTGGAAAACAAACTACACGAATACGACTTTCCCGACGAATCCATTCGGTCCTCGTCTTGGGCGTTAACATCGGAAGCACTTCACTGGATCAAATTGGCCGAACTGTACCATGTGCTGAATGAACACGATATTCTGGCGGATATTTTCTCAGATAAAATGGATAGTGATCCGCGGTTGAAGGAGGCGATTGAGTTGGAAAATTGTGGGAACTTCAATCGGGCCCGGGACCTGTACCACCGGATGATCTTGGAGAATCAATCTCGCCTGGCGGAGCAGAGCTTCTGCTATCAGTCGTACTTCGATTGCTACGCTCAGATGGGAATGTGGGAGGAGTTGATTCCGGTTTTGGAAAGACAGGTCGATGGAAGTTCCGAGGATCTGTGGTTGGACGACTGGAATATGGAGAACATTTTGCCAAAGTACGTCCACGCTAATACGCGGCTGAATTTGGCAGGTGACGAACGAGGTAGAGGGTTCATCGTAATGTTGGAGGCTTGGATGCGTGCTCCCGATCGTGTAGAGCATTTGAAGTCGAACTTCGGTGAAGAAATTACCATGTTACAGGTTGCAAGTGGTGAATACTCGAGGGCTAAGCTCTACTCGGACCAAGTTATGCGTCAGTTCTTGGATGAATGGAGTTACCTGGATCCGCTCTCCGAtaaattgaggataaaaaaactGTTGGATGTCCGTAAAATTTCCGAGGTCAATGGATACAGTCACCTGTTGAGCGAGCGACTGCAAACGAGGGCGTTGAAGAATTTGGTTACCGTATGGCAGAATTCAAACCCCAGTAAAGCGGATTCCCTACTGATTTGGGATACGTTACTTGTGTATCGTAAGTTCGTGCTAAATAAGTTGGACACTTTACTGGAGGCGTCAGCGGATGATGGAATTTTGCAGTTCGATTTTGTGAAGGAACTCAACGATGGGATATTCGAAACCGAATTGCGACTTTTCGATGCTTCGTTCGAGCAAAACAACATGAAATTCGCTCGAAAGATAATCAAGCGCTTGGATATGGTAGCCGAGGAGCTAACCGAACGAGGTTATCGATGGAGAATTtctcagttgaaaatgaagcgAATTGCTGATCTGGAAGGAAATATA
This sequence is a window from Uranotaenia lowii strain MFRU-FL chromosome 3, ASM2978415v1, whole genome shotgun sequence. Protein-coding genes within it:
- the LOC129753592 gene encoding DNA-dependent protein kinase catalytic subunit-like, whose translation is MIFFSRTELCGHLMQLSTDPDLAVCQMFEPLTFQIIHYLTQPSKINLKGTEVFVNCLMNSISHPSDTGIRDLAARCIREFLLWTIRQTRSDQRVEGASTAAANLSMILEKLHVYCLDSNPNRRQGAALAFNNIYRILREEEAHIERVWFDLFYVFCVNFVMTEDFDRTVTNLEQLSASIDHLVRVLVVRKAIFNRSSSVRVVPRAFGGGLMKDLVRWLFGQCGSRGATYRSKCMEIFPKLATSVDGCRTAGEFVEKFLEEQAILDVCDHKDVSQGIRNASDLRFIADHKLPLISNIYLWMEYFVSSLEMFYWMMKNSLLKSPEGILGKSNIFEAIQYFISTMANASMFAIMTTIRPEVVDESHASIEFRICTDKIIKFSVLKCTIIVRIVDLLSLILEKKCHHVIQDSFWESQELCDFIVDLIYQPQSMGFDFRSCQETIVRLPKRVEELLDKIESFENVQFKERIYQRVATKLGNIMKDISDRLPVLMKGDTIGMEDSNFVGGVLVIARRYRIYASYFGPRTKDFLETVSDTVIHELFNGLKERRLEETFLARLTPSVKRFCLTVLRIALLFKATPMPLIVQLMLNDDKLGLFQQPGSRSFILHGEHFASTFEDAIFEHFAKNFADNFSLLVEKSDASNFLMILKLLCNFLDFNYQQKRSDVVVLTNITEKLLSSWPKLYSNAQQFDNKFGCTDLCLIELISNIAMASPIPLDQIGAKAAGLKPWLLELIGKQQNSIDLKAKAIFLLPTLVGGNDNESAEISATLQKLQNQHFPLRSSEFVPNSVERVSFENCIAALLDAMVVSRSPVLLRAVIDATAADGEHIAEHKIRTAFGEYMRIQNSTQQCYNLKLIFNKFCDESLEPSIRLTVLKRFLTTGLRLCSVETIITFYKINMKKVNELIRSNYGQYGSGWEAEQALVNRLGGFRLIELYVAILPRDIVLSDDCMVAETLYSEGGKVSGNRMITDLTKKAYACRSEVFLTPDTPTAELFRLYQCAAYQALIAIISNTKDDLQLYNVLLFRENKDKNEYIWRKLINCSEEHLYDDLNQELEDYPKIKDKIVSIRRLTSDSANTSSKRFKYIQMTSVFESSLSQDVTKLDLNFSIVRTTQEAAAREIEELTFQQQRRVTVSLEHSKINDHETMPMICALIQHMHENKITPTPEGDRFVLPPWVKFLSSSLQDEQQHKNVRLFLAKVVDNCRIWLKPYAKSLVPALMQVIVDECISSQLNTFVTDLLALIIEWSDVFQPSSCDEISLASRLIKFVVRNCFHLRREVFRLNLELTKNLIERWKSVVGLPVQLLYDMIGPSQDPESMQNLCGLQVNAIVMANGLVPWSETTKFDFIRAIFRCLDSERVAVYRPASELLGMCLQNIYPNGEEKDDERFQGEFIAKLTVMRKKQEKKFVDVIYGIHKNFPRIVDSFLPIIAHSIPSSSGPIKKIFLEMLLSRVEVFKEQVHRELISLDLKGMLKDRHYQLLALHLINKSLTLMSAENLEDLSDNITVMTSNEQSEVRDVVFEILMFIHDNSLTQLTEPTKLKIRKALLQGLNDSNQAIQNRMFDFWTKEPNFPQEIDTRFQSILANLYDPSQESHFIGYATHILLDPAIKNTESKRRIFQHEYEADVKLTEFTIDTRWRQRNSFASAPLFVESQQRLFAGGEGSQMERLIKATQFGSVGNVFEPTLDPMVMSQTASSFTLPSQNSLMFETMPPVLDRRSRRAAPSVGSTVSSGPKSFDSLRKRILKDKDRSARDQALKAIERHSYETVRKADSFKRKQGEVVLYRRYRIGDFPDLLINSLALLMPLQALCRRDSVLGRQVFVAVFDGILQEWEQNDQNTSELITPINQSIQQIFSETKSCDSVLFGALIELAMKRPRVFDLSPENLTTVACGANMMTMGVLYLENKLHEYDFPDESIRSSSWALTSEALHWIKLAELYHVLNEHDILADIFSDKMDSDPRLKEAIELENCGNFNRARDLYHRMILENQSRLAEQSFCYQSYFDCYAQMGMWEELIPVLERQVDGSSEDLWLDDWNMENILPKYVHANTRLNLAGDERGRGFIVMLEAWMRAPDRVEHLKSNFGEEITMLQVASGEYSRAKLYSDQVMRQFLDEWSYLDPLSDKLRIKKLLDVRKISEVNGYSHLLSERLQTRALKNLVTVWQNSNPSKADSLLIWDTLLVYRKFVLNKLDTLLEASADDGILQFDFVKELNDGIFETELRLFDASFEQNNMKFARKIIKRLDMVAEELTERGYRWRISQLKMKRIADLEGNITAINGQRGVVNFRRLKALLEEENLSDYLVVKITGLQELFLLTEKLRGAATHLNEEEMRKSLPYSDEVSLQDALGKFSLDCLQRSVDLANRGILDTSSNTMLSSVDVTLLAECHFKLAQFCYDGLEHEPLGETLNSERHLINGLLAAMQHGSKPARQLFPYLLQLPFLQDGSLQDQFIEASSLVPEWMFLRWIPQILSYVNWNEKSYLENLLLRIAKVYPLAIYYPARLALKTHQKISGILELGSTLAKINNLLTFPKLDRFSSELAQIVVPCMKVDKMIFELMNSLSDISEPLSEEEFRKMVQDSADDVFQRNSSDLGREHQKLIPFKDQWLKLLEFDFVKQKTEIYRHLEMLRQEVKKLIPKNNILDLIRYSPWLSNYHFNEREDMLEIPGQYNVDHKPNVVNHVRIVKIGGQLELYDTLRRPLRLQINGSDGKTYDFLAKYGEDLRQDQRVQQLLDTISHQMSLDQRCREHQLSVRTYEVIPIRSDFGILSWIPNTSSIKNVAVRSMIRFNPAGDVTEQIKQEYAQFLMQAAGTTDERRPSAIYGKAAVMSTPEKIKLKFNALRYKIKEDSLKRALFDMSVSPESFYNLRGNFAKSLMAMNVCCWALGIGDRHTSNLLIDRSNGKLAGVDFGIVFGAGTRDQAIPELVPFRLTPQFVNVMEPMRTSGLMHKCLVYSLTCLRDSRKLLKSCLEVFVREPTMDWLEVARYRFNQDNSKAALSWDPQTRIKIAIRKLNGANPKVLIAEELRLGQVARNAEFMNGYLKLLQVDQPPMPEGNLSVEQQSKCLLEAATSGSALGIAYSGWFPWF